A window of the Mucilaginibacter sp. cycad4 genome harbors these coding sequences:
- a CDS encoding FGGY family carbohydrate kinase: MLLLGIDIGTSSVKVSVVDAATQNTIASAQYPDQESPIKALHPGWAEQSPSMWWQQAQKALERCHAKGNYNAKDIAAIGIAYQMHGLVLVDKDQNVLRDSIIWCDSRAVEIGDKAFGVIGEEHCLSHLLNSPGNFTASKLAWVKENEPAIYSKIDKIMLPGDYIAMKLTGEITTSVSALSEGVFFDFKANGISKEIINYFGFDENLFPVINPVFSSHGTLQASVAEKLNLKAGIPVTYKSGDQPNNALSLNVLNPGEVAATAGTSGVIYGVDDQLVYDQQSRINTFAHVNYADEQKRLGVLLCINGTGSLYRWVKNAFGTGYSYNQMNAEAEKAPLGSEGLQVLPFGNGAERMLNNKQVGAHFQNIDLNLHTPAHIFRAVQEGIASSFRYGFDIMRGNGMNPTVIRAGKSNLFLSDLFTQTFVNATGVPVELYNNDGSVGAALGAGIGAGIFKSPAEAFSNIKAIKLVEPTTDQFEPVYQEWKTLLEAKLK, from the coding sequence ATGCTGTTATTAGGGATTGATATAGGTACTTCGTCGGTAAAAGTAAGTGTTGTTGACGCCGCAACGCAAAATACAATCGCTTCGGCACAATACCCCGACCAGGAGTCGCCAATTAAAGCACTGCATCCCGGCTGGGCTGAACAGTCTCCCTCCATGTGGTGGCAGCAGGCACAAAAAGCATTGGAGCGCTGTCATGCTAAAGGCAATTATAATGCAAAAGATATAGCAGCCATAGGTATAGCATACCAAATGCACGGCCTGGTATTGGTTGATAAAGATCAAAATGTTTTACGCGATAGTATTATATGGTGTGACAGCCGTGCCGTTGAAATAGGCGATAAAGCCTTTGGTGTAATAGGAGAAGAACACTGCCTGTCGCACCTGCTCAATTCGCCGGGTAACTTTACGGCCTCAAAACTGGCCTGGGTAAAAGAGAACGAACCGGCGATCTACAGTAAAATTGATAAGATCATGCTGCCCGGCGATTATATTGCCATGAAGCTTACAGGCGAGATAACCACATCGGTCTCTGCATTATCTGAAGGTGTATTCTTTGATTTTAAGGCTAACGGCATCTCTAAAGAAATTATCAATTACTTTGGTTTTGACGAAAACCTCTTCCCGGTTATAAACCCCGTATTTTCCTCGCATGGAACTTTGCAGGCCTCCGTTGCCGAAAAACTGAATTTAAAGGCAGGCATTCCGGTTACTTATAAATCCGGCGACCAGCCCAATAATGCCCTCTCATTAAACGTGCTTAACCCCGGCGAGGTAGCTGCCACAGCCGGCACATCGGGTGTTATATATGGCGTGGATGACCAACTGGTTTATGACCAGCAATCACGCATCAATACCTTTGCACACGTTAATTATGCTGATGAGCAAAAGAGGCTTGGCGTACTGCTTTGTATTAACGGAACCGGAAGTTTGTATCGCTGGGTAAAAAACGCTTTCGGTACAGGCTATAGCTATAACCAAATGAATGCAGAAGCCGAAAAAGCGCCCCTGGGCAGCGAGGGCCTGCAGGTATTGCCATTTGGCAACGGTGCAGAGCGTATGTTAAATAATAAACAAGTGGGTGCACATTTTCAAAATATCGACCTTAACCTGCATACACCTGCACATATTTTCAGGGCGGTGCAAGAGGGGATAGCCTCATCGTTCCGTTATGGATTTGATATTATGCGCGGCAACGGCATGAACCCTACCGTGATCCGCGCAGGCAAAAGCAACCTTTTCCTGAGCGATCTGTTCACCCAAACCTTTGTAAATGCCACGGGTGTGCCTGTTGAACTTTATAATAACGATGGTAGCGTAGGCGCAGCTTTAGGCGCGGGCATAGGTGCGGGTATCTTCAAATCACCGGCCGAAGCATTCAGCAATATCAAAGCCATTAAACTGGTTGAACCAACTACAGACCAATTTGAACCGGTTTACCAGGAGTGGAAAACTCTTTTAGAGGCGAAACTGAAGTGA
- a CDS encoding LacI family DNA-binding transcriptional regulator, with protein MKKVKRTTIYDIAAKLGITASSVSRALNNSSQVNEKTRELIIKTADELNYKRNTLASNLRKGHSKTIGVVVPRINQNFFSNVIAGIEETTYQKGYNLIICQSGEVHDKEIQCVNTLINQHVDCIVISVSADSYDYQHLQNVLDHGIQLIQFDRVAEELETLKVINDNEQASFEAVSHLIENGYKRIALLEGPQNLNIFRQRKNGYLRALETYKIAVIDELVVENAWTKELGAEATRKLLNLPHPPDAIFASTSDFSALGVLEVANAMNIKVPSELGICGYSNEAFTEITSPSITSIDQFSVYMGKTIGNLFFQEIANTEVSVKPKIISIKPELIIRGSTAKKG; from the coding sequence ATGAAGAAAGTTAAACGCACCACCATTTATGACATTGCCGCCAAGCTCGGCATAACCGCGTCTTCGGTATCAAGAGCGCTGAATAACAGCAGCCAGGTGAACGAAAAAACCAGGGAGCTGATCATCAAAACCGCCGATGAGCTCAATTATAAACGCAACACCCTTGCCTCCAACCTGCGCAAAGGGCATTCAAAAACCATTGGTGTGGTGGTACCGCGGATAAACCAGAACTTTTTCAGTAACGTGATAGCCGGCATTGAGGAAACAACCTATCAAAAAGGATACAACCTTATCATCTGCCAATCGGGCGAAGTACATGATAAAGAGATCCAGTGCGTTAATACGCTCATTAACCAACATGTGGATTGTATAGTAATATCGGTATCGGCGGATAGCTACGACTATCAACACCTGCAGAATGTACTTGACCATGGCATTCAGCTGATCCAGTTTGACCGTGTTGCCGAAGAGCTGGAGACCCTCAAAGTGATCAATGATAACGAGCAGGCTTCGTTTGAAGCGGTATCACACCTGATAGAGAATGGGTACAAACGCATTGCATTACTTGAAGGTCCGCAAAACCTCAATATTTTTCGCCAGCGAAAAAACGGGTACCTGAGGGCATTGGAAACGTATAAGATTGCAGTTATTGATGAACTGGTAGTTGAAAACGCCTGGACAAAAGAACTCGGCGCCGAAGCTACGCGTAAACTGCTTAACCTCCCTCATCCTCCTGATGCGATATTCGCTTCAACGTCCGATTTTTCGGCTTTAGGTGTTCTGGAAGTGGCCAATGCGATGAATATTAAAGTACCATCTGAACTTGGCATTTGCGGTTACTCTAATGAAGCATTTACGGAGATCACAAGTCCGTCGATAACTTCGATAGACCAATTCAGTGTTTATATGGGTAAAACTATAGGTAACTTATTTTTCCAGGAGATTGCCAATACTGAGGTTTCAGTTAAACCCAAGATCATCAGTATAAAACCGGAATTGATTATACGGGGCTCCACAGCAAAGAAGGGATAA
- the xylA gene encoding xylose isomerase encodes MIVTGEKEFFKEIGQIKFEGLESDNPLAFRWYDADRVVAGKTMKDHLRFAGAYWHSFCGNGADPFGGATHVFPWDEKSDAVERAKDKMDAAFEFLTKMNLPYYCFHDVDVVDYGNDVAENDRRLQALVDYAKQKQAASGVKLLWGTANLFSHKRYMNGASTNPDFHVLAHAGAQVKAALDATIALGGENYVFWGGREGYMSLLNTNMKREQEHLAKFLHTAKDYARKQGFKGTFFIEPKPCEPTKHQYDYDAATVLGFLQKYDLINDFKLNLEVNHATLAGHTFQHELQVAADSGLLGSIDANRGDTQNGWDTDQFPNDINEVTECMLIILEAGGFQGGGINFDAKIRRNSTDPADLFYAHIGGMDLFARALVTADNILQKSEYKKLRTDRYASFDAGTGKDFEEGKVSLEDLRNYAIANGEPKVTSGKQEYIENLINRYI; translated from the coding sequence ATGATAGTAACAGGCGAAAAAGAATTTTTCAAAGAAATAGGCCAGATAAAATTTGAAGGTCTTGAATCAGATAACCCGCTGGCGTTTCGCTGGTATGATGCGGATAGGGTAGTGGCCGGCAAGACCATGAAAGATCATTTACGTTTTGCGGGAGCTTACTGGCACTCGTTCTGCGGTAACGGTGCCGATCCGTTTGGCGGCGCTACGCATGTTTTCCCATGGGATGAAAAATCTGACGCCGTTGAGCGCGCAAAAGACAAAATGGACGCGGCATTTGAGTTCCTCACCAAAATGAACCTGCCGTATTACTGCTTTCACGACGTTGACGTGGTTGATTATGGCAATGATGTTGCCGAAAACGATCGCCGTTTACAGGCTTTGGTTGATTATGCCAAACAAAAACAGGCTGCCAGCGGTGTAAAATTGCTTTGGGGTACTGCAAACCTGTTCAGCCACAAACGTTATATGAACGGTGCATCAACCAATCCTGATTTTCATGTATTGGCACATGCCGGCGCGCAGGTAAAAGCGGCACTTGATGCAACTATTGCTTTAGGTGGCGAAAACTACGTTTTCTGGGGTGGCCGTGAAGGTTATATGAGCCTGCTGAATACCAATATGAAACGCGAACAGGAGCATTTGGCTAAGTTTTTACATACTGCTAAAGATTATGCCCGTAAGCAAGGCTTTAAGGGTACATTCTTTATCGAGCCTAAGCCATGCGAGCCAACCAAACACCAGTATGATTATGACGCCGCCACAGTGTTAGGCTTTTTACAGAAATACGATCTGATCAACGATTTTAAACTGAACCTTGAAGTTAACCATGCCACATTGGCTGGCCATACTTTCCAGCATGAGCTTCAGGTAGCTGCCGACTCAGGTTTATTAGGTTCGATAGACGCCAACCGCGGTGATACGCAAAACGGTTGGGATACCGACCAGTTCCCTAACGATATCAATGAAGTGACCGAGTGCATGCTGATCATTCTTGAGGCAGGTGGTTTCCAGGGTGGCGGTATTAACTTTGATGCCAAGATCCGCCGTAACTCAACTGATCCGGCCGATTTGTTCTATGCGCATATTGGCGGTATGGACCTTTTTGCAAGGGCTTTGGTAACTGCTGATAATATTTTGCAAAAATCGGAATATAAAAAATTACGTACCGACAGGTATGCCTCATTTGATGCCGGCACCGGGAAAGATTTTGAAGAGGGTAAGGTTTCTTTGGAAGATTTGCGTAACTATGCGATAGCTAATGGCGAACCTAAAGTGACAAGCGGTAAACAAGAATACATCGAAAATTTGATAAATCGATATATATAG
- a CDS encoding sodium/sugar symporter, with amino-acid sequence MNLKTLSNGDYAVFFIYFVIVASYGWWVYKRKHNADATSKDYFLAEGSLTWWAIGASLIASNISAEQFIGTSGSAFKMGLAISTYEWMAAITLIIVAVFFIPVYLKNKIFTMPQFLHQRYNGTVAMIMAIFWLLLYIVVNLMSILYLGALAVSGISGLDIHLCIWLLAIFSAVITLGGMKVIGYTDVIQVAVLILGGLMASYLALTLLSEKEGTTGLLNGFKILHSEATDHFHMIFKKDNPNYMDLPGLSVLIGGMWITNLNYWGCNQYITQRALGANLKTARGGILFAAFLKLLMPVIVVLPGIAAYLLYQKGMFHQEMASSSGVLDPNKAYPSLLNLLPSGLKGLSFAALTAAIVASLAGKANSIATIFTLDIYKKAINPEATDKKLVNLGKISVLVALLLGILLSELIGKALMGEGKQGFQYIQEYTGFVSPGIFAMFILGFFWKKATSNAALFATIGGFIFSCFFKLCPRFIDLSFLSPYGFSKLALQDDKVTKLYEIPFLDRMGFVFILCVIGMYIISKIDQARGVTTNGLEIEASMFKTSRGFLAGALIVTGIVVALYSIFW; translated from the coding sequence ATGAACCTCAAAACCCTTTCGAATGGCGATTATGCTGTTTTCTTTATCTACTTTGTAATTGTTGCCAGTTACGGCTGGTGGGTGTATAAGCGTAAACACAACGCCGATGCCACCTCAAAAGACTATTTTTTGGCCGAAGGGTCGTTAACCTGGTGGGCTATCGGCGCATCGCTCATCGCTTCAAATATTTCTGCCGAACAATTTATAGGTACAAGTGGGTCTGCGTTTAAAATGGGTCTGGCGATATCTACTTACGAGTGGATGGCTGCTATTACCCTCATCATTGTGGCGGTTTTCTTTATCCCGGTATATCTTAAAAATAAGATTTTTACCATGCCGCAGTTCCTGCACCAGCGGTATAACGGAACAGTAGCTATGATCATGGCCATCTTTTGGCTGTTGCTGTACATCGTGGTTAACTTAATGTCTATCCTTTACCTTGGTGCATTAGCTGTCAGCGGTATATCAGGCCTGGATATTCACCTGTGTATCTGGTTGCTTGCGATATTCTCGGCAGTTATTACACTGGGCGGTATGAAGGTTATCGGCTATACTGACGTTATTCAGGTGGCGGTATTGATATTGGGCGGTTTAATGGCATCTTATCTTGCACTTACTTTGTTAAGTGAAAAAGAAGGCACCACAGGCTTATTAAACGGTTTCAAGATCCTCCATAGCGAAGCTACAGATCACTTCCATATGATCTTTAAAAAGGATAATCCAAATTACATGGACCTTCCGGGTTTATCTGTACTGATTGGCGGTATGTGGATCACTAACCTTAATTACTGGGGCTGTAATCAATATATCACGCAAAGGGCTTTGGGCGCAAACCTTAAAACTGCCCGCGGCGGAATTCTGTTTGCGGCTTTCCTTAAGTTGCTGATGCCTGTTATTGTAGTGCTGCCTGGTATTGCTGCCTACCTGTTATATCAAAAAGGTATGTTCCACCAGGAAATGGCAAGCTCATCAGGTGTATTGGATCCTAACAAAGCATATCCGTCACTGTTAAACTTATTGCCAAGCGGCTTAAAAGGCCTTTCATTTGCCGCGTTAACTGCTGCAATTGTAGCCTCATTGGCAGGTAAAGCAAACAGTATCGCTACCATCTTTACTTTGGATATTTACAAAAAAGCAATCAATCCTGAAGCTACCGATAAGAAACTGGTTAACCTGGGTAAAATCTCCGTACTGGTTGCCTTGTTATTAGGTATCCTGTTATCTGAGCTTATCGGTAAAGCATTAATGGGCGAAGGTAAGCAGGGCTTCCAGTATATCCAGGAATATACGGGCTTCGTATCTCCGGGTATCTTTGCCATGTTTATCCTTGGTTTCTTCTGGAAAAAAGCGACTTCAAATGCTGCATTATTTGCAACCATCGGCGGGTTCATATTCTCATGCTTCTTTAAACTTTGCCCAAGGTTTATTGATCTGAGTTTCCTGTCGCCGTATGGCTTCTCAAAATTAGCCTTGCAGGATGATAAGGTAACCAAGTTATACGAAATCCCTTTCCTTGACCGTATGGGTTTTGTATTTATTCTCTGCGTTATCGGTATGTACATTATATCAAAAATTGACCAGGCCAGGGGCGTTACAACAAATGGCCTTGAAATTGAAGCTTCGATGTTTAAAACGTCAAGAGGATTTTTAGCAGGTGCATTAATTGTAACCGGTATTGTAGTTGCATTGTACTCAATTTTCTGGTAG
- the uxaC gene encoding glucuronate isomerase, with amino-acid sequence MKNFLDQDFLLQTKTAQRLYHEFASHQPIIDYHCHLPPDQIADDINFKNITQIWLYGDHYKWRAMRANGVNEAYITGNKTDEEKFMQWAATVPYTLRNPLYHWTHLELQRYFGIDELLSPASAQKIYAQCNEKLQSPEFSIRNILKNKNVEVVGTTDDPLDNLSYHQKLKQDAYSVKILPAYRPDKAMNADDIAGLNKYIDQLQAVANVDISNFDDYLKALKSRHDYFAANGCKLSDHGLEQIYAEDYTDAEITAIFGKIRNNDVLLPLEILKFKSAMLYYFAIWDHEKGWVQQFHLGALRNNNARALTNLGPDTGWDSIGDFAQGRALSKFLNRLDTTNQLAKTIIYNLNPADNELFATMVGNYNDGSVAGKMQFGSAWWFLDQKDGMIKQLNALSNMGLLSRLVGMLTDSRSFMSFPRHEYFRRLLCNLLGDDIENGELPNDIEWTGKIVSDICYFNAKNYFNF; translated from the coding sequence ATGAAGAATTTTTTAGATCAGGATTTTTTACTTCAAACTAAAACGGCGCAGCGCTTATACCACGAGTTTGCGAGCCATCAGCCTATTATTGATTACCACTGCCATTTGCCACCAGATCAGATAGCAGATGATATCAATTTTAAAAACATAACCCAAATTTGGCTTTATGGCGATCATTACAAATGGCGCGCCATGCGGGCAAATGGTGTAAATGAAGCTTATATCACCGGTAATAAAACCGACGAAGAAAAGTTTATGCAATGGGCTGCTACCGTACCATATACGCTAAGAAACCCGCTATACCATTGGACACACCTCGAATTGCAACGGTATTTTGGTATCGATGAGTTGCTTTCGCCAGCATCGGCGCAAAAAATATACGCTCAATGCAATGAAAAGCTGCAATCGCCGGAGTTTAGCATCCGCAATATCCTCAAAAATAAAAATGTAGAAGTTGTTGGTACTACTGATGATCCGCTGGACAATCTCAGTTATCATCAAAAACTGAAGCAGGACGCATATAGCGTAAAAATATTACCTGCGTATCGCCCTGATAAAGCCATGAATGCCGATGATATTGCCGGGCTTAACAAATACATCGATCAGCTACAAGCTGTGGCTAATGTAGATATTTCAAATTTTGATGATTATCTGAAAGCTCTTAAAAGCCGTCATGATTATTTTGCGGCGAATGGCTGTAAATTATCTGACCATGGCCTGGAGCAGATCTACGCGGAAGACTATACCGATGCGGAGATTACCGCTATCTTCGGTAAGATCAGAAATAACGACGTACTCCTTCCTTTGGAGATCCTGAAATTTAAATCGGCTATGTTGTACTATTTTGCCATTTGGGATCATGAAAAGGGCTGGGTACAGCAATTTCACCTTGGTGCGCTGCGCAATAATAATGCACGCGCTTTAACCAACTTAGGTCCCGATACAGGCTGGGATTCTATCGGCGATTTTGCACAGGGCAGGGCACTATCTAAATTCCTGAACAGGCTGGATACCACTAACCAGTTAGCTAAAACCATTATTTATAATCTAAATCCCGCCGATAACGAGCTGTTTGCTACCATGGTTGGTAATTACAATGATGGTTCGGTAGCAGGAAAAATGCAGTTTGGTTCGGCCTGGTGGTTCCTGGATCAAAAGGATGGCATGATCAAGCAATTAAACGCTTTATCAAATATGGGGCTGCTGAGCCGTTTGGTTGGTATGCTTACCGATTCGAGGAGCTTTATGTCGTTCCCGAGGCATGAATATTTCCGCAGGTTGCTTTGTAACCTGTTGGGCGATGATATTGAAAACGGCGAACTGCCAAATGATATTGAATGGACTGGCAAGATCGTGAGCGATATTTGCTATTTTAACGCCAAAAACTATTTCAATTTTTAA